CGCCTCCTCGACGCCGCCATGATAGCAGCCGGAGAACACAAGCACCTTGCGCCGGCCGGTGATCATGCGCGAGATGCGGATCGCGGCGCGGTTGGCGTCGGTTGCCGACGTGGTCAGCGTCCAGTATTTCGGACCGAAGCGGCGTGACAGCTCGGTGCCGACCCAGAGACTGTCCTCCGTCGGCAGCATCATGGTCGCGCCGCGCTTGAGCTGAGCAAGCGCAGCTTCCGTCACCGCCTCCGGCGCATGACCGCACATGCCGCCGGTGTCGCCGAGGCAGAAATCGATATAGTCGCGGCCATCGATGTCCCTGATATGCGCGCCCTGCGCCTCCTCGACATAGACAGGGAAGCCGCCGGCCCAGCGCCGCATCCAGTGCGACGGGCCGCCATAGAGATAGTGCTGCCGGCCTTCCTGCCAGGCCGCCGCCGATCGCGGATGCAGTGCCCGGAAGCGCTCCTGCTCGGCATCAAGCAATCGGTTCAGAACGCCCGCGCGTTCGGCAGTCGTTGTTGTCATAGGGCGATCCAGGCGGTCTTGAGGTCGGTATAGGCGTCGAGCGCGTGGAGCGACTTGTCGCGTCCGAAGCCGGATTGCTTGAAGCCGCCGAGCGGCACCGTGATATCGGCGCCGCCATAGGCGTTAACGTGCACGACGCCGGCCTTGACGGCGCGCACCATGCGATGCGCCGTTGACAGGCTTCCGGTCCACACCGCCGACGCAAGTCCATACGGCGTCGCGTTGGCGAGCGTTGTGGCATCTTGCTCGTCTTCGAAGTGCGTGACCGCCAGCACCGGTCCGAACACCTCTTCGCGCCAGATCTCCATCGACGGCGTCACCTCGGTGAGGATCGCGGGTGCCATGAAATTGCCGCCGCTCTCGGCGCGGACCTGCTCGCCGCCAGTCAGCCGCTTTGCGCCCTGCGCTTCCGCGCGGGCGACGGCATCCAGGTTTTTGCGCAACTGCACCTGGCTCGAGATCGCGCCGATATCCGATGTCAGTTCGAGGGGGTCGCCGACACGGAGCTTGGCGGTGGCGTCGAGCAGTTCGTTCATGAAGCGATCATAGATCGCGGACTGCACCAAGAGCCGCGAGCCGGCCACGCAGACCTGGCCCGAATTCCGGAAGATGCCGTTGGCCGACACCTTGGCCGCATGCCTGATGTCGGGCACATCGGCGAACACGATGTTGGGCGACTTGCCGCCCAGCTCGAGATGGACCCGCTTCAGGTTCGACCGCGCCGAGCATTCCAGCAGGCGCCGGCCGACCGCGCCCGAGCCGGTGAAGGCCAGCACATCGACATCCATATGCAATGCGAGCGCCTCGCCGGCCGATGCGCCGCGGCCGGTGACGACGTTGAGCACACCGTCCGGCAAGCCCGCCTCCGTCGCAAGCTCGGCAAGCCGTAGCAGTGTGAGCGATGCCAGCTCCGGCGGCTTGACCACGACGGAATTTCCCGCGGCGAGCGCCGGACCGATTTTCCACGCGCCGATCATCAGCGGGAAATTCCACGGCACGATCACACCGACGACGCCGAGCGGCTCGCGATGCACGAGCCCGAGCACGTCGGCCGAGGTCGGCGCGATCTCGCCATACACCTTGTCGATCGCCTCGGCGTAGTAGCGAATGGTACCGGCGGCCGACAGCGGCTCGGCCTTGTAGGCCATGCCAATCTCGGTGCCATTGTCGCGCACGCCGAGCACGGCGATCTCGAGCGCGTGCTGCTCGATGAGATCGGCGAACCGCAGCAGCACTTTCTTGCGCTGCGCCGGCGCCGCGCGCGACCAGCTGCCCTGCTCGAAGGCCTGCCGCGCCTGTTTCACCGCAAGATCGACATCCGCCGCATCGCCATCTGCAATGCTCGTCAGCACCCGGCCGTCGATCGGCGACACCACATCGAGTCGCGCCTCGCTGACGGCTTGCGCCGGCCGTCCGCCGATGAAAAGCTGTTGGGCCGGAATGACGGTCGAGCGATAGCGATCGATCTGGGCTTGCTGCATGCGAAGACGATTATGACGGTGAAAAAAGCGACTCCCGACCAGGGATCGCTGGCATGGCGCAATCCTCGCCAAATCAAGGCTTTGGCAGCAATCAACCGATAGGTGGATGTTGCCGCGGCCAGCGCCCTCATAGCGTGATCGCACGATGGCCGAACGCCCCGTCCGCTGGGTGCAAACCAACTCGTCCACATTCCTCACGCCGCCGGCGAGCCGAAGGTCATGCCTGAGATCACGCAGCCCCGCATTCTTCTGATCGGCACTGGAGACACCAAGGCCGACGAACTGCTGTTCATGAGCGCGTGCATCGCGCGCGCCGGCGGCAGCACGATCATGATGGACATCAGCGTGCTCGGCGATCCGCCCTATCCGGTGGCGCACGACAAGCACGCGGTGGCGGGCGCCGCGCAGACCACGATCGCGGCGATCGCATCGAGCGGCGACGAAAACTCCGCGATGTCGCTGATGGCGATCGGCGCTGCAAATCTGGCACGCGAGCTTGCGGCGCGCGATGCCATCGACGGCGTGATCGCGATCGGCGGGACGATGGGAACCGACCTTGCGCTCGACGTCGCGCAGGCACTGCCGCTCGGCTTGCCGAAGCTGATCGTCTCGACCGTCGCATTCTCGCATCTGATCCCGCCCGAGCGCGTCGCCGCCGATCTGATGATGATCCTGTGGGCCGGCGGCCTCTATGGCCTCAACGGCACCTGCACCGCCGTGCTGTCGCAAGCCTGCGGCGCGATCGTCGGCGCGGCGAAGAGCGCCATCAAGCCAAGCCGGGATCGGCCGGTCGTTGCGATCACCTCGCTCGGCAAGAGCTGCCTGCGCTACATGGTGGAGCTCAAGCCGCAGCTCGAGCAGCGCGGCTACGAGGTGGTGGTCTTCCACACCACGGGCATGGGTGGCCGTGCCATGGAGTCGATCGCAGCCCAGGGCGGCTTTGCCGCGGTGCTGGACCTCAGCCTGCAGGAGGTCGCCAATCAGCTCACCGGCTCGGTGGTCAATTCGGGCGCCGACCGGCTGGAGAATGCCGGCAAAGCCGGCATCCCGCAGATCGTCGCCCCCGGGGCGGTCGACATGGTCGACTTCCCGGCGTGGCTTGGAGTTCCGAACGAGCTATCGGATCGGCCGTTCCACGCCCACAACCGGCTGCTCGCGTCGGCGACATCGGGAGCCGCAGATCGCCGCCGGATCGCCCACGCGATCGCCGAGAAGCTGGCCGGCGCCAGCGCGCCCGTCGCCTTCGTGCTGCCCGCCGGGGGCATCCAGCAATGGGACCGCGAAGGCGAGGCCCTGCACGACCCCGCCGCCCTCGCCGCCTTTCTCGACGCGATGCGCTCGGCAGTCCAGCCGCCGGTCGAGCTGCACGAGATCAAGGATCACATCAACAGCGCGGCGTTCAACGAAACCGTGCTCGGCATCTTCGACCGTTGGGTCGCGGCCGGCATTGTCCGTCCCGGCCGCGCGACGGCTGCGGCATGACGCGGCCGTTCGCAAAGGCGCTGGTGCTCGACTTCGGCGGTGTGATCTCGAAGACCCTGTTCGAGACCCACGATTTGACCGAGCGCGCGCTCGGGCTCGCGCCGTGCGCGCTGAAATGGCTCGGACCATTTGCCCCCGACAGCGATCCGCTCTGGACGGCGATGCAACGCGGCGAGATTTCCGAACGCGACTACTGGCTGACGCGCAGCCGCGAAGTCGGACGCATGGTCGGCGAAGACTGGCAGGACATGGAAACCTTCGTGAAGCGTGCGCGCGGTGCCGATCCCGACACCGTGATCCGCCCGGAGGCTGTGCGGGCGATCACGCTGGCCGCCGATGCCGGCTTCCGGCTTGCGATCCTCTCGAACGAGCTCGACCTGTTCTACGGTGCCGATTTCCGCACCCGCCTCTCCATCCTCAAGCGCTTCGACACCATCGTCGATGCGACCCATACCCGAATCCTGAAACCCGATCCGCGCGCTTATCAAAGCGTACTGGACGAGCTGGCGCTGGAGGCAGAAGATTGCGTGTTCGTCGACGACCAGCGCCGCAACATCGCCGGCGCCGCGGCGCGCAACATGCGCACCGTGCTGTTCGACGTGCGCAGCCCGGCCGAGTCCTACAGCGAGGCACTGCGACATTTCGGGTTGCAATTCGACTGAGAGAGCGATCATGCGCGACAGAAACTTCCTGGTTGAGAACAACGCCAAGCCGATCTGGCACCCGATGGCCCACCCTGCCGAGATGCGGACGCAGCCGCCGCGGATCGTGATGAAGGGCGAAGGCGTGCACGTCACCGACATCGACGGCAAGACCGTGATCGATGCGGTCGGCGGCCTGTGGAACGTCAACCTCGGCTACAGCTGCGATCCGATCAAGCAGGCGATTGCGGACCAGCTCAGCGCCTTGCCGTATTATTCCGGCTTCCGCGGCACCTCGAGCGGTCCCTCGATCGAGCTCGCCTACGAGCTCACCGAATGGTTCAAGCCGGAAGGCATGGTGCGCGCCTTCTTCACATCGGGCGGATCGGACTCGGTCGAGACCGCGCTGCGGCTCGCGCGGCAATACTGGAAGATCAAGGGCCAGGCCGACCGAACCAAGTTCCTGGCGCTGAAGAAGGGCTATCACGGCACCCATTTCGGCGGCGCGTCCGTCAACGGCAACGCCAATTTCCGCCGCAACTATGAGCCGATGCTGCCCGGCGTATTCCACATCCCCGCGCCGTCGACCTATCGCAATCCCTTCAACGAGACCGATCCCGCAAAACTCGCGCAGCTTTGCGCGGCGGCGATGGAGGAGGAGATCGCGTTCCAGGGCGGTGACACCATCGCGGCCTTCATCATGGAGCCGGTGCTAGGTGCCGGCGGCGTGATCGTGCCGCCGGACAGCTTCATGAAGCTGGCGCGCGAGATCTGCGACCGGCACGGCATCCTGATGATCGCGGACGAGGTCGTCACCGGCTTCGGCCGCACCGGCGCGTGGTCCGGCTCGCGGCTGTGGGGCGTGAAGCCCGACATGATGACGATGGCCAAGGCGATCACCTCGGGCTATTTCCCGCTCGGCGCGACGCTGATCGGCGAGCAGGTCGCGGAAACCTTCGAGAGCGATACGACTGCGTTCGGCTCGATCGGCCATGGCTACACCTATTCGGGTCATCCGGTCGGCTGCGCCGCGGGCCTTGCGGCGCTCGCCGAGACCCGCCGTCTCAAGCTCGACGAGAACGCCGCCGCGCGCGGCAGGGACCTCGCGCAGGCGCTGGCCGCGCTCAAGGCCAAGCATCCGCTGGTCGGCGACGTCAGGGGCAAGGGACTGATGGCCGCACTCGAACTGGTCGCCGATCGCGACACCAAGAAGCCGGCGGACAAGAAGACCATGGCGAAGGTGGCAGATGCCGCCTACGAGGCCGGCGTGATGCTGCGCGTCTCTGGCAACAACCTGATCCTGTCCCCGCCCCTGATCCTCACCGCATTGGATGTGGAGGTGATCGCCGAAGGGATCGACGCCGGGCTCTCAGCGGCCGGCTGACAGCGCACCGACACAGGCCATGGCGCGCTCGAACAGCGCGCCATCCGCCTTATCGCGGTCGAGGCAATCGGCGAGCGATGCCGCTGACATTCTCTGGTCAGTGCAGAAGATCCGCATGAAGTCGGCCGCGAGCGCGACCTTGCGCGGCGTGGATTGGCGTGCCCAGTCGCCGCTGCTCAGATAGAGCAAGGACGCATCGTCAGCGCCGCTTTCGGCCGCCGCGCCATGCGCGACCGGCTGCGCCGTCAACAAGGCCAGCAGCATGCCGGCCATCGCTCCCGAGCGACGCAGGCGACCCCTCATTTGGTGTCCCTGGCATTCACCATCGGCGGCACGTCGAGCGCGGGATTGCGATCGAAGAAGTTGAACGGCCGCAGCCGGAAGCCATGCCACAGGCCCGGCATGACCGGCCAATCCTCGGCGCGCGGCACGTGGCGGAAGCCGACCGTGTACCACAGCACGAGGTCGCGATCCTCGATCGGCCGTTTCGCCGCCGTCCATTTCGGCAGGCCATCGACGTCAGGGTTTTCGTTCGGATACATGCCCGCGGCGTAGCGCTCGTCCCTGGCGTAGGCCGAGGTCCAGAGCGTGTAGGCGCTGAAGCCGGCGCGCAATTGGATCGGATCGTCCTTGGCGAGCAATGAGACGTCGGAGTGGCCGGGCATGATCTGGTAGCTCGTCCGGTAGCCCTGCCTGTTGGTCTTGCCCGTACTCTCGATCCTGAACTGCGCAGCGTTCAGCGGTGTCGTGATCGGCCCTTCGGTCCCGACCGGCCTGGTGTCGACCTGCCAGAGGCTCTTGCGCTGGCCCTCATCCAGCCGGCGGACGCTGAAGCGGTCCTCGACCAGCCGATTGCCAGTGCCGTCGACGTCCATGTCGATCCGGAAGGTCATGTAGTGATCGTGATTGACCGCGAGCAACCGCTCGTCGACCAGCGTCCCGTAAGCGGTATCCTGCTTCGCCGTCGGGTCGCTCAGCGTCTTGCTCGCCACGCCCTTGGTCGCATCGATGCCGTAGGCGCCGAGCCGCACGTCGATGTTGCCGGCACGGTCGAACACATAGTCGACCAGATAGTCGTAATTGCCGACCACCGGCGCCATCCGCACCACCAGCTCATTGTTCGGCCGCACCTCGGCGGTGTTGTTGATGAGCTCGCTGTGGCGCCAGATCGGATCGCCGGTCGGACGCTCGAAGATGCAGACCGCGCCCTTGGAGACCACCGGATTGCCCTTGGTGTCCGAGATCGTCAGATCGAGAAAATGCGCGCCTTCGGGGCAATCGATGCCGCGCTGCAACTCGCTGGAGAGCACGCCGAAACCGTATTCGCCGATATCCATATAGGCCCGGAACGACCAGGTCGGCGAAGGATCCATATAGGGCACGAACATCTCGCTCGCCGAGATCTGGTAGGCGATGTCGCGGAGCGTGCCGTGGTCGTCGTAGCGGATCAATGACAGCACCGCGCCGACGCGCGGCTCGAGCCGGACATGGAACGACCAATTGTCCCAGCGGACCTGGCCCCCCTCCACCTTCACGTTGCTGCCCTCGGGCGCAGTGATCTCGATCGGCTTCGGCGGCTTGCGGTACTTTCCGGAGTCGGCATAGGCATGCGAGGGTGTCTGTGGCGGCGGCGGCATCACGCCGAGATCGGTCACCGACAGCACCGTCTTGCTCTTGAGATCGACCTGGGCGACCAGGTTCTCGATCGGCTTGCCCCAGAGATTGTTGGCAGCGCCGGTCGTGTCGACGCAGGGCACGTTGAGCAGGCGGCGGCCCTTCATGGCGGGATCGCTCACCGGACCGACGGTCAGCGGCAGGCACATGACGTTGCGGAAATCGGTGATGCCGCGCTTGGCCATCGCGGCGATCCAGCGCGGGTCCTGCTTCGGCAAATCGCCGGCCGACATCAGCTCGTCGATGGTCAGCGCGGCCTCGTGGTCCCGGATCTCGTCCCAGCCGGCCAGGCTGCGCGCGGCGAGATCGATATGCGCCTCATAAAGATGTCCACCGTTCAGCAGCGTCGCGTTCGCCCGGCGCGTGAACGGCTGTCCGGGCTTCCACGCCCGTACTTCGTCCTTGGGATCCTCGTCGACTGTCATCGAGACGACCCGCGTCGCATCGTCGAGCTTGCCGGCGCCGCGGAGGATTTCGGAGACCGAGCGGATTTCGTCCGTCGTGAGCCCATCCATCGGGTGCGTTGCGGCCGCCTGCGGCCACATCCTGCGCTCGGCCAGCGCCGGCAGCGGTGCCGCCATCGTCGCCGCGACCAGGCCGGCCAATACCCATCCGCCATGCCGAAAAATCAGAGCCATCACGCCCTCCACTCAAAGCCAGAACGGTCAGAATACAATCAATGGTGACGGCGTGAAGGCCTGCCTCATCCGGTAACCCGTTCCGACGCGCCCGGCAGGATCGTGGCCGCGGCCGGCCGTGGCGCGGCGCGGTGGACGTCGAGCAGCCGCACCCCGAGACGATCACGCAACGCCGGCCAGATGCCGCGCGGCGCCACGATCATCACGACGACGGCAATGATGCCGAGCCCGACCAGATACCAGCCGCCGGACAAGCCGAGCGGCCCGGTCATCAATTCGCGCAAGCCGAAAAAGATGATGACGCCGAGGATCGGGCCTTCCAGCGTTCCGATACCGCCGATGATCACGATGAACATCATGTAGACCGACCAGTTGACATCAAATGCCGCCAGCGGCGCGATGAACAGATTGCCCATGAAGCTGAGCGCGCCGGCCAGCCCGCATCCCGCCGCCGACAGCACGAAGGCGATGAAGCGGTTATGCCGGACGTCGACGCCGACGCTCATCGCGGCGAGATCATTGTCGCGCACGCTCATCAGCCCGAGCCCGAAGCTCGAGGTCATCATCTTGTACAGCGCCGCGATGGTGACCAGCGTCAGGCCGCCCGCGAGCCAGAACATGGTCGGCTCGAACCAGTCGAAATCGATCAGCTTGCTGGTGGCGAGCGGCATGCCCGACGTGCCGCCGACCTCCTGCGATTTCATCGTGAAGGCGCCGATGATCTCGGCGAACACCCACATCGCGATCGAGAAATAGGCATCACGCAAACGAAACAGCGGAAAGGCGATGATGGCCGCGACAGCCGCCGCCACCAGCGGCGCCACCGGCAACACCCAGATCGGGGTGACCTCGAGCCAGCCCGAGGTCAGGAACAGCGCATAGGCGCCGAAGGCGATGAAGACCTGATGGCCGAGCGAGACCAGCCCGGCATAGCCCGCCAGTAGGTTCCACATCTGTGCCATCGTCAGCAGCAGCAGACACTCGGTCGCGAGCCGCAGGAAACCTTCGTTCAGCACGAAGGGCGCTCCGGCGATGATAGCGATCAGAATGGCACTGCTGGCCAGGAGAATTGTCCGTGTCGGCATCGGCGTCACACCCTGCTCGACACGAGACCCGACGGGCGGATCAGCAGCATGATGAAGAACAAGAGGTGCGCGTAGAGCAATCCGGCATTGGGATCGATCTTGAGCCCGATCAACTGCGCCATGCCGAGCGCGATGCCGCCGAGCAGCGCACCCCAGAACGAGCCGAGCCCGCCGAGCACCACGACCTCGAAGGCGATCAGCAGGCGTTCGGCGCCGGAGAACGGCGTGAAGCTCGAACGCACCGCGAGCAGCACGCCGCCGATCGCGCCTAGCGCGAGCGACAGGCCCATCACATAGTTGTAGACCCGGTCCGGCTTGACCCCGGACAGCCGGACGATGTCGCGGCGGTCGGCGGTGGCGCGCACGATCCGCCCGAACTCGGTACGGCGCAGCACGAGCTGCAGCGCCATGAACAGCAGCGCGGCGAGCACGAGCGTCAGCAGCGGCATGATCCCGATATTGAGGCCGGCGATCTCGAGGCTGGCGCGCGACAGCTCGCCGACCTGGAGGCTGCGCACGTCGGCACCGAAGATTTCGACCATCACGTTGCGCAGGATCACCGAGACGCCGAAGGTCAGCAGCAGCGGCGACAGCGGATCGGGCGACGTCACCACCCGGTTGACGATGGCGGCCTGGTAGAGCCAACCGACCGCAAAGGACAGCGCGATCACCGGGATCAGCATCAGCAGCGGCGAAACCTGCGGAAACAGGTTGGAAAGCAGCACGGCGCAGAATGCGCTCAGCACCATGAATTCGCCGTGCGCGATGTTGACGACGCGCATCACGCCGAACACTAAAGCCAGCCCGATGCCGAGCAGGCCATAGAGCCCGCCCAGCAGGGCTCCGTTGATCAATGTCTCAACCCAGATCATGTCGTGCCAATCCTGGCTAGTTACCGAAATAAGCGTGCGTCAGCTGTTCCGGCTGCAACCCTTGCGCCGGGCCGGTCAGCGACACCCGCCCCTTCAACAGGCAATAAATTCGTTCAGAGGTCGCGAGCGCGCGCTTGACGTCCTGCTCGACCAGCACCACAGCCGTCCCCTCGCGGCGGATGTCGGCAAAGGAGCGATAGATCTGCTCGACCACCACGGGCGCGAGCCCGAGCGAGATCTCATCGCAGAGCAGCAGCCGCGGGTTCGACATCAGCGCGCGGCCGATCGCCGCCATCTGCTGCTGGCCGCCGGAGAGCTGGCCGGGAAGCATTCGTCGCCGCTCCTCCAGGATCGGGAACAGGTCGAACACCCGCCGCAAGGTCCAGCTGCCCTTGCGACGGTTGACGCTGCCCATCAGCAGGTTCTCCTCGATGGTCAGCGAATCGAACAGCAGGCGCCCCTCGGGCACCATGATGAGGCCGAGCCGCGACACCTGCTCGGCGGGCATCTGCGAGATGTCGACGCCGTCGAAATGCACCGCCCCCTTGCGCTCCTCGTTAAGCCCGACCAGCGCCTTCAGGAACGTCGATTTGCCGGCGCCGTTGGCGCCGACCAGCGCCACCGCCTCGCCGTCGGCGACGGTGAAATTCATGTCGAACACGGCCTGGAGATCGCCGTAGAATATCTGCAGGCCGTTCACATCAAGCAACGCCATCGGCCTTCAATCCCATGTAGATCTCGCGCACCACGGCGCTGTCCATCACCTCCGCCGGCGGCCCTTCCAGCACCTTGCGGCCGAAGTCGAGCACCAGGATGCGATCAGAGACCGCGCGCAGCGCGTGCGGAATATGCTCGATCCAGATCATGGCGTGATCCGCCTTCACCGACTTGATGATGGCGACGAGGCGCTCGACCTCGGGCTCGGTCAGACCAGCCGCGATCTCGTCGAGCAGGATCAGCTTGGGCTTCGAGGCCAGCGCCTTGGCGAATTCCAACCGCTTGCGGTCGATCAGCGGCAAGGCGCCCGCGAGCTTGTCCGCCTTGGCGTCGAGCCCGGTGCGCTGCAACACCTGCATCGTCCAATCCGACGCCGCCTCGCCGTACAGGCCTGCACCATAAGATGCCGCGACCAGCGCGTTCTCGTAGACCGACAGATGCGGAAACGGCTGCGGGATCTGGAACGCCCGCCCGAGCCCCATCCGCGCTCGGCGATGCGGCGGCAGCCCTGATATCTCCGTGTCGTCGAGCATGATCGACCCGTCGTCGGCCGTGAGCAGGCCGACGATCAGGTTGAGCAGCGAGCTCTTGCCGGCGCCGTTCGGGCCGATCACGCCAAGGCATTCGCCGCGCGCCAACCCGAAGCTGACGTTGTCGGCGACCACGATCTCGCCGAAACGCTTCGAGAGGCCGCTGACGCGCAGAAGCGGTGCCATATCAGGCCAGCTTGGAGAGCAGCTGGAGATCGGCCTGCTTCGGGATGAACGGCGCCGTTCCGTTATGCACGATCAGGAGCTCGTATTTCGACTTGCCGCCCCTGGTCTTGCGCCACTGCCCGCCCGACAATGAGGTCACCGCGACATTCTTGATCGGCGTTCCCTTGAATTTCACCGGTCCAACCACGGTCTCCATGTCGAGACCTGCGATCGCATCACGCAGCGAGTTCTTGTCCTTAGGGTCGCTGTTCTGCAACGCGGCGAGCGCGACCTCCCACAAGGCATGCGCGTAGCCGATCGGCTGGGTCCATTGCTTGCCGGTGGTCTTCTCCCATTCCGCGGCGAGCTCGGCGGCGCTCTGCCCGGTCAGCGAGGACTTGAACGGATAGGCCGGCGTCCACCACACCTCAGTCGACATGCCGTCGCCGCGATCGCCGAGCGCGTTCACCGCGCTCGGGAACAGGAACGCCGCCGCCACGGTGCAGATCTGCGGCTTGAAGCCGGCCTGCGCCGCCTGGTTCCACAGCGTCACCCAATGATTGCCATAGGTGAAGCCGGACACGATATCGACGCCGTTGCTCTTGAACGACGAGACCTGATTGGTGAAGTCGTCGGTCGCAATCTGGAATTTTCCAGCCGAGAATTCCTGATAGCCCGCCGCTGTGATGCCGCCGGGCAGACCGACCTTCGGATCCGAGAACGCCTGTCCGGCGGGATTGTCGATGTAGAGCGTGCCGACCTTCTTGTTGGTGTCGACCGACTGCCACATGCCAAGGAAGTTCTTCACGACGTCGTCGGCGCCCCAGAAGAAATGATAGCTGTAGGGGAAGCCCTTGTCCGGCGTCGACTTGCGCGGGAACATCCAGCCCTGCCACGGCACCATGGTGGAAATCGAGGGAATGCCGCGGGCATCGGCGAGCTCCTGCACTGGAGCCTGCGCGTCGCCGTCCTCGATCAGGATCAGGTCGCATCTCTCCCGCAGCACCAGTTCGCTGGCGACCACCGACGAGCGGTTGGGGTCGGATTGATTATCCTTGAAGACAAACTCGACCTGCCAGGTCTTGCCGCCGATCTTCAGGCCATCCTTGAGATGCGCCTTGATGCGTTCATGGATCCAGGTGTCGGGCTCGGCAAACGGCGCGCGGACGCCGGAAAGGCAGCCGACCCAGCCGATCTTGATGGTGTTGCCGGCGGCGCGCGCGACATTGACCAGCGGCACGTTCAAGGCGGACGCAAGTCCGGTGGCGCCGGCCGCCTTCAGCAGCGTGCGCCGGTTGAGCCGGCTCGACGCCGAACTGTTCTTCGTCTCAGTCATGTCCCTCTCCCTCCACAACCAATGATGAAATGATTTGGCCGCAGGCTCATGCTGCGGATCGCTGGATCGCGCCACGGCTCACCGCGGCAAATTTGCACAAGGTGTTTTCGATGATCTGGCGCGGGATGCCGCGCACGATGAAGACGAGCCGCGAGCGCCGGTCCGCAGATGGCCAACTGGCAAGCGTGATCGGCGGATGAAACACGTGCTGTACGCCATGCACCACGACCGGCGCATCGGGCTGTTCGGCGACATGCACGATCGCCTTGAAGCGCAGCAGGTCTTCGCCCCTGAGCGCCGCCACATAGTCGAGCCAGCGCGCGAATGCATCGCGCTGGATCGGCTCGTCGATGAT
This Bradyrhizobium sp. CCBAU 53421 DNA region includes the following protein-coding sequences:
- a CDS encoding ABC transporter ATP-binding protein, translated to MAPLLRVSGLSKRFGEIVVADNVSFGLARGECLGVIGPNGAGKSSLLNLIVGLLTADDGSIMLDDTEISGLPPHRRARMGLGRAFQIPQPFPHLSVYENALVAASYGAGLYGEAASDWTMQVLQRTGLDAKADKLAGALPLIDRKRLEFAKALASKPKLILLDEIAAGLTEPEVERLVAIIKSVKADHAMIWIEHIPHALRAVSDRILVLDFGRKVLEGPPAEVMDSAVVREIYMGLKADGVA
- a CDS encoding ABC transporter ATP-binding protein — its product is MALLDVNGLQIFYGDLQAVFDMNFTVADGEAVALVGANGAGKSTFLKALVGLNEERKGAVHFDGVDISQMPAEQVSRLGLIMVPEGRLLFDSLTIEENLLMGSVNRRKGSWTLRRVFDLFPILEERRRMLPGQLSGGQQQMAAIGRALMSNPRLLLCDEISLGLAPVVVEQIYRSFADIRREGTAVVLVEQDVKRALATSERIYCLLKGRVSLTGPAQGLQPEQLTHAYFGN
- a CDS encoding ABC transporter substrate-binding protein encodes the protein MTETKNSSASSRLNRRTLLKAAGATGLASALNVPLVNVARAAGNTIKIGWVGCLSGVRAPFAEPDTWIHERIKAHLKDGLKIGGKTWQVEFVFKDNQSDPNRSSVVASELVLRERCDLILIEDGDAQAPVQELADARGIPSISTMVPWQGWMFPRKSTPDKGFPYSYHFFWGADDVVKNFLGMWQSVDTNKKVGTLYIDNPAGQAFSDPKVGLPGGITAAGYQEFSAGKFQIATDDFTNQVSSFKSNGVDIVSGFTYGNHWVTLWNQAAQAGFKPQICTVAAAFLFPSAVNALGDRGDGMSTEVWWTPAYPFKSSLTGQSAAELAAEWEKTTGKQWTQPIGYAHALWEVALAALQNSDPKDKNSLRDAIAGLDMETVVGPVKFKGTPIKNVAVTSLSGGQWRKTRGGKSKYELLIVHNGTAPFIPKQADLQLLSKLA
- a CDS encoding branched-chain amino acid ABC transporter permease, with translation MIWVETLINGALLGGLYGLLGIGLALVFGVMRVVNIAHGEFMVLSAFCAVLLSNLFPQVSPLLMLIPVIALSFAVGWLYQAAIVNRVVTSPDPLSPLLLTFGVSVILRNVMVEIFGADVRSLQVGELSRASLEIAGLNIGIMPLLTLVLAALLFMALQLVLRRTEFGRIVRATADRRDIVRLSGVKPDRVYNYVMGLSLALGAIGGVLLAVRSSFTPFSGAERLLIAFEVVVLGGLGSFWGALLGGIALGMAQLIGLKIDPNAGLLYAHLLFFIMLLIRPSGLVSSRV